The window AACTGGCTGCTGAATATCAAATTCCGCTCTGGAACTATTGGAAAGCTGTCCAACCGCTCCCGAATCATGGGCTACAAGAAGATGGAGTTCATATCACCTTTGCCGGGAATGACTTCAGCAACCCCTTGAATCTTCAGGCAGGCTGGCCAGTTCGGAATCTGACCGCTCTCCAGGTACTTTATGCGCTCTATACTTTTTTGAATACCCCCTAAGGCAGACCATGGAAGAACTTTTTGATGATTTATCCCGATTCATTGCTGAAACGATCCTCAAGAACCCGTCTCGGAAAATTGACCCAACCGAAGCGATAATTTCGAGCGGATTATTGGATTCTTTTCATCTTGTCGACCTTGCCAATTATATCGAAGCCCGTTTTGGGGTAATAATTGAAGACACCGAATTAAACCGGCAAACATTCGACAATCTGGAACAACTAGGTAAGATCATTACCGAACGGATGCGAGGAAAATGACCACCATACCCGAAATCCTGCGCCGGATTGCCAGCGAAGATCCCCAAAAGATAGCCGTTGTATTTCAACAACGCAGCAAACCCGATCAGGTCATCACGTATCAAACCCTGTATCGCAACGCGCTTCGATACGGCAAGATACTCAAAGAACATGACATTCATCCGGACGAAGTTGTCATCATTGTGTTGCAACACAGCGTCGACCTGATTTACGCCTTCTTTGGGGCAATGTTTGCCGGTGCTATTCCCTCAATCATGCCCTTTCTAACCGAAAAGCTCTCACCCGAACATTACCGCAAGTCGTTACGCTCCCTATTCGAAGTAATTCAACCCGTAGCCGTGATTACTTACAAAGACTTTGAAGCTGAAATTCAACAAGCTACCCAAAACAGTTCCGTGCGTAAAATTCTCATCGTCGAAAACCTCCCTACCGTGGATTTCGAAATTTCTGTATTGCCAGGTTTTGGGCGTCCATCGAATTCCATCGTTCTCTTGCAACATTCTTCCGGGACAACAGGCTTACAGAAGGGAGTAGCGCTTTCCCATCAGGCAGTGATGAAACAATTGACCGCTTATCAGAAAGCCATCCATCTCAACGCTACCGATGTGATCGTAAGCTGGTTACCGCTTTACCATGATATGGGGTTGATCGCCGGTTTTCTTATGCCCATCCTGCTTAGGGTACCACTGGTGCTAATGTCCCCGTTTGATTGGGTACGCTCTCCTGTATTGCTCCTGCGTGCTATTCACCAGTATCAGGGTACCCTGACCTGGTTACCAAATTTTGCCTATAACTTCTGCGCCCAAAAAATTCGCTCCTCTGACCTGGAAGGCATCGATCTTTCCTCGCTACGGGCTGTGATCAATTGCTCCGAACCAATGATGCAATCCAGCC is drawn from Anaerolineae bacterium and contains these coding sequences:
- a CDS encoding pyoverdine chromophore precursor synthetase: MTTIPEILRRIASEDPQKIAVVFQQRSKPDQVITYQTLYRNALRYGKILKEHDIHPDEVVIIVLQHSVDLIYAFFGAMFAGAIPSIMPFLTEKLSPEHYRKSLRSLFEVIQPVAVITYKDFEAEIQQATQNSSVRKILIVENLPTVDFEISVLPGFGRPSNSIVLLQHSSGTTGLQKGVALSHQAVMKQLTAYQKAIHLNATDVIVSWLPLYHDMGLIAGFLMPILLRVPLVLMSPFDWVRSPVLLLRAIHQYQGTLTWLPNFAYNFCAQKIRSSDLEGIDLSSLRAVINCSEPMMQSSHEMFLQRFLPYGLRANALATCYAMAENVFAVSQDGIEKPVTLDWIDRKGLLVNKIAQPRPKGNDSICMVSAGKPLENTQVRILNEKGEVLPERVVGEIALKSDCMLSEYYKRPDLTHAAFLDGWYLTGDLGYIANGEIYITGRKKDLIIVGGKNIYPQDIERIVAEVPGVYPGRVVAFGIFNEEMGTEEVVVVAETEEQDTHRKLEIADQICFQVNRSSDIVLRKAILVERGWLLKTSSGKIARSANREKYLQEFQIVDRLEVSTE